The Candidatus Woesearchaeota archaeon genome segment TATTTACCATTTTGCAAATATTAGGATATAATTTATCACTTTCAGTTTGATAATCAGTCATTGCTAGAGTCATTAAATAATGAGCTGCTCCTTTTGGATCATTATCTAAAAATATAGGGAAATTAGCAATTTGGGGAGGGATTGTTCTTCCCATGATAGAATTAGGATTATGATAGATTTCTATAATTCTTTTTCCTACTTCTTTTGCTCTTTCTGGTTTGAAGACTAAAGTTCCTTTTCCTGGGATTTTAATGTCGTAGTTCATTATAATGACTTTCTTATGTATTGGGCAATTGTGTGTCCTAGATTAAAGTTTGTAATTACTTCGAGCATAGGTAATTTTTTATTTGTGAAGTCAAATTGTTCACTTATTTTGTCAGTTTTTCCATAATACATTTGGACTACTTCTGATTTTTTTCTTCTTTCTGTTAGAAGGGCTTGTGCTAGGACTTCTTTCATGTGTGTTTTTGTATAAAGTCCTAAATCAATTAACCCATCTAGCATTTCAGTATTTACTATTCTGTGTGTATGAGCATCTTTTATTGATTCAGGCATGTCTTCCCAATAAGCCATTTGTCTTCTAATATGACTTTGAGAGTAACTGGTTGATTTTTTAATTTCTTTAATTGCTTCTCTTCTTGCTAAAATTTTATTTGCACCTTGTTGTTTATATTGTGTCATTATTTGACAATATAGTGCTCCTTTTTCAAGAGGTGTAAACATTCTTTGTGAGTCTTCTGCAATTTGTAGTTTAATGATATCTGATTCACTTACTGGTTCATTAATAAGTAGAATAGGTAATTCTTGTAATTTTTCTGATTTGATTCCATTTATCATTGCATACATTTGTGCAATTTTGAACCCTAAAAATCTTCTATTTCCACAGATTACTTCTATTTCATTTTCTTCATTTTTATAAGCTAGTACTGGTTGAAGTATTCCATGTTCAGTTATTGAGTCTACGAGTTCCATTGCTGATTTTGCAGTATCTTCAATAGTTCCTCTTACATTATATCTTGATGGAACTACTTTATTTTGAGAGTTTGTTAGTAAGTGTTCTAGATTAAATTGTTCTTTGTGATATTTTAATTCGAAAGCAGCTTTGATTGCTTTTCCTTCTTCAAATCCTTTTGATACTTCTCTGAATGCATCTTCAAATGTGTATATCTTTTTTTCTAGTTTGTTATTTCTTACTGATTTTTTTACTTTACTAACTAGAGTTTCATTTTTGTTTAATAAATTTTTAAGAATTGTTGGTTCTAGTCTTAATTGCGCTTCTTTTAATTCATTTTGTTTAATGAATCCTAGTTGGTATAGTTTTGAGAGATAACTAAATATTGC includes the following:
- a CDS encoding ParB N-terminal domain-containing protein — translated: MVSLALAEDYRKNPEYRQELHMENVLSIIEQSDLNQKTKTKISNLNTYEEVFSYLQEYYGYTFPLKPDYYEKFPVLLLRVASENARNSAVNLNHVKGLSKSYQNTGIIKPPLVTINGLIPDGGHRDLAAINERAEFISVVVGDFEKGARVSAASDSQVKYADYGIVMAIAKSAKYGTDVNDLVAFSNKKRDTINSYIRFGLNAIPELKYAILEQGLPLSHGISVARLNNQDQVYFLKLLKSRNWKSSRKWVDKNVSNFLGLYPNKKTIENIILDSQNKDLSKISTEDELIEKITNISRPTYQVENLNFNLSETQEEDTQQTNSRKDPLEQKSQAIFSYLSKLYQLGFIKQNELKEAQLRLEPTILKNLLNKNETLVSKVKKSVRNNKLEKKIYTFEDAFREVSKGFEEGKAIKAAFELKYHKEQFNLEHLLTNSQNKVVPSRYNVRGTIEDTAKSAMELVDSITEHGILQPVLAYKNEENEIEVICGNRRFLGFKIAQMYAMINGIKSEKLQELPILLINEPVSESDIIKLQIAEDSQRMFTPLEKGALYCQIMTQYKQQGANKILARREAIKEIKKSTSYSQSHIRRQMAYWEDMPESIKDAHTHRIVNTEMLDGLIDLGLYTKTHMKEVLAQALLTERRKKSEVVQMYYGKTDKISEQFDFTNKKLPMLEVITNFNLGHTIAQYIRKSL